The Capsicum annuum cultivar UCD-10X-F1 chromosome 1, UCD10Xv1.1, whole genome shotgun sequence sequence agatgcaTCAGGACTGCTGTTTGCTGCATCTTTGATTGCATGAAAGAAACCACAACATCTCTGCTTTTCCtttttcaacatttcttacaTGCATTTCAGATTAGTATTACATGTTATGAAGTTCTATTTCCTAGTACCCACACCATTTACTATATCAGTTTGTTTCGTGAATGTGTAGGTCTTCGTTGCTATTTCAAGAGAAGGGGTTGCATTCACACAAACGACTGAGTTTGGCGGCATCCTCTGAAAGATAAATTACCCTTTTTAGACTCTGTCTGAGATTTATAGACTGCAGTTGCATCTGTTGACATATTCAGTTGGGGTTCAAGCTTCTTTTTGCTAATTGTCTGGCTGTTGATCCTTGTGGAAGTAGCATCTGCCGTTGGTACAGTTTTGTGGTTGATGAAAGAAAAAGTGCCACTATTAATTCAACGGGACAATATTAGCTCTAAATTAGGATGTTCCACATAATTATGATGAAATGAAATCACTCTCCTCAATATGGTTGTGGTTGTCATGCAGAAGAGATGTCCTTAGAACCAAAAAGTTTTCATAGTGTGGAGCCCGAGATTAAACAACGTAAAGGTTAGAAGCTGATAGAACAGAAGATGTTCAATATCAGAAAGAGACATTGGCAGCTAGAAGGAGTGAGCAAAGGTTTGTCCTACAAACTGAAGGAAGCAGGATGTTATGATAATGGATACTGTGGCAGATGGAAGTACACCTGGGCTGATGCTTCTGATACTAAAATTGTTTCGGCCGACGTAGATTTTAGTCTTTGTTGCATATTTCTCAACATTGACATAGAGCTGCAGTTTGTAACATAACGGTTAATGCTCGATTGCTTCACTTACGCATACTACTCACTCTTGAGAAGATTTTCCTTCGGTGTAGATGATGCTGTTCGGAGTTTTATCGGCTTTCTTAAATAATTTCTACTGCTGTTGTTGGCCACAACTTTGTGCACGCTTGtaaaattttaaccatatacatACTTGTGAATTGAACATGATAACAGCATATCACAAATGCCTATTGAATCAGTAAAGACTGCATTTTATGGCGCCCAAAAACCATCACTTGTTAACAACGACGACGTAGCTGTGTTAACAAACAGAGCATAGGAAAGTAgcaagttcttgaacttgaaatgCAAAACGATCAGAGACTCTACTGGAAGCAAAAATGCACTAGGTGGTTTCTTCTCTATCTGCCCAAACCTTAGTGGATAGAGCTACCCGGTACCGGTGATAGTGGAAGGTAGCAAGGTATCCTGTAAAATTAGCTATGTGCGCACACACCAGTTACACACCACATTTATCAAAAAAACACAAACAAACAGGTTTTTGGTGCATTTGGAATGCAAGGAACTGCAGGTGTTTTGATGGGATTTCTACTTCTAGTAGTGAtcttaaataataacaatatgaTGAATGTAGACAAGTCAAGAGCAGATGAAGAACCAGACACCCTTGTTATTTGTGTTGTTACTACATTCAAATAATGATTGAAAATCAAGACTTGGTGGATTGAAGAAGCTGTTCATGCATGACTTCCTCAATCGCAACAGATCGACCCTTCTGAATCGAAAGCTGTGCAGCAACTCCAATGGCTACTGAAACCAAACCATCATGTAAACCAACAGCAGGTGCTTGTTCTCCTCTTGCTCTTACTGCTGACAAAAACTGAAGGTGCTCCAAGTAGCTTGAACCATGATGTAGCCCATCGTACCTGTCAAAGAAAATTGATCGAAGACATTAAGAAATTATCGCGATATCACAGACAAAGTAGCTCCAGATAAGGCAAAATGTATTACTTTATTCGCTTATCTTCAGCTAGCAAAGTTTGTACGCTATTTCTTCCTTCAGCTCGTGTACCCCAACGCACAATGCTCTCAGGCACAAGCGCTTCACCCTGTTAAAGTGCGATAAAGAGCATCAAAGGAGAGGACAGTTCTGACTTTAAAGCAAAAACTATTGTGTTCACGTGATCGAGGGAGAATTGAGACAAGGGAATCAAGAAGAACAAGGGAAGAAAAGGGAAAGCGATTTACCTTTCCAATATCACCTACTACAGATATTTCTTGCTCATTTTTACCTCCTTCAGCAAACATACATAGGTCAAGCATACCACGACAACCATTGTCGAATTCCACAATTACATAAGCATTGTCAATTATATCAGGCACCTGAATATCGAAAATAGTTTTTGAGTTATCTAAATGTAGGGTTTGTACTCCTTCAAATGCTACTTCTGTAGAAGTAAATTACCCGTCCATCATATACTTCGTCTCTGTGATTCAAATCCATAGCTCCAGAAGCCATAACGCGAACAGGATTTGCTCCAATGAAAAGTCTCATGAGATCAAAGAAATGACAGCATTTCTCCACCAGAGTACCTCCAGTGTTGCAGTTGAAACGATTCCAATTATCGACCTATAAGAAGCAGAAGTCATTAGCATATGTAACTACAAAGGGAAGCAAAAGTTGTCGACTCAATTACCAATTACCTTGACAAGAAATGGAAATCGATGTTCTCGAATTGACACCATCTTCACTTTTCCTAAAGCTCCTTCTTTAACTATGTCTATCAGTTTAGCAACTGGCGGCATGTATCTGTACTCTAGCCCAACTTGTACCAGCATATCAGATCGCGCTTTTGCAGCATTTATGACCTGATTGATTCCATATTTTTGAAACAGTGTCACAGTATGATCAAACCATAATGTAGAAAATAATACGCCAAAAACTCTAAAGAAGCAACTCAAAAGTTTCATGTTAGTTTTGAATCATGTACTGACCTTTTTACAGTCTGAGACATTAGTGCACAAAGGCTTCTCCACCAAAACATGATGGGGTTTTGGGTGATTGATGATATCCATGAGAATCTCATAGTGAGTCATGTTTGGAGTTGACACTACCACCACATCACATAGCCCACTTTCTAACAATTGTTTATGCCCTGCAAAAACCTTCATCCAAAAACAAGGAGTTTAATTTCCATAGAGTAAATTAATACTATTATACAGTAATAACTAGGTTTGCGATTAAATATTTACAGATATTCAGTGAATTTTCTCATAGAGCAAACATAGTTTAAGTAAGACATACATACATAGACACTTTAATTTGACCTCAACTAGCAACTAAACACTTTTAAAATGCACATTTAGACGGTTTAACTTGATTTAAGTTGGTCTCATATAAATCCCAACTTTGAGAATGCACATCTAGAATGCATCCGCTTAAAGGTGTCTAAATGTGCATTTCAAAGTTAAGGTTTTTGCACGATGCACCGATGTGAGATTGAAGCGTCTAGATGATAACCATTAAAGTTGGTGTATTCAACTATCAGTGAGAatcaagtaaaatatttatttatgtattatgcctttaaaCGAAAACTATTGAATTCACTTAAATCAGTAACAAACACGGTAAATCAGACCCTGCCTCAACGCTGACAAGAAacagtaaaataaaatttttaaatttcataacaGTTAAAGAATGTAACAGttcccttttttattttcagaaattTTAGTAACAAATTTAAAACCCGGAACATTCATTGTATCTAGACGTTCTTAAAAGCTCTATTATTCAAAAAATCCTTATTTTCGTTAAAAGTTTGGTTAAATATATTCAGTCTAAAATTACTCTTTTAGCCTTTCACAAACATGGTCAAACAAATTATGAAGGTCAACAAGAAATAGTGAAGATTATCAAAACTCCATATTAGCTAAGAATATAACagtttccttttttattttcataacttttagTAACAAAAGCCAGAACATTCATTGTATCTAGACATGCTATGTTGATAGTGTTTAACAATAAtgaacttagaaaaattcatgGGAAGTAGAGTTCAAATTCTATCAaagaactaaaaaataaaaataaaaaataaaaaattccaacCAACTTCTTCACATTTACATAAGCTTTAGCATTGGCGGATTCAGGAATTTTAGTTTaccataaaaaaaatttgagCCAAAGTCAAATCAGGATTAAATATATAGGTATGAAAAGtgatttttaacttataaatgCAATATAATTTTCTGATGAAGCCGATAAAGATGCTCAACTGACCACGTTCAACCTGCGTAGCTATGCCATTGGCTCTCGCCTGCCTTAGATGTCAGAGTATGTAACGAGTCACCAGGTACAGAAATAGAGGTAGATTCATCATAACCCAGTACTTTTAACGTGAAAGATTTATAcgtaaaatttcatcaaaatcataacAACTAACAAACAAACTTTAAAATACTACGGGTTCAATACTAAGAATCTCAAATATTAAACCCATAACGTTTAAATCTTAAATTCATTTCTGATCAGATGTACGATGAAATAATTGAGTTGGCCATGCAAACTGACTCGAAATCCACAGTGATTACAAAAGCCAAGAGTGAAAAACTAAGAAAACATAAATGTGATTAGTGATTTAATTAATACCTGCAGAGGCCAATCAAATGATTCTGCTAATTTTTGTGCATATATTTGAGAAGGAATATGTGGATCAGCAATGCAAACAACAGCAACTCCTTCACTTTTTAGATGATAAAGATTCATTAAATGTTCTCTTCCCATCATTCCAACACCAATTATTCCATATCTCAATATTGTTGCTACCATGGCTaatgactcactttttttttttttttaataattctggaaaaaaaataaaaaaataaaacagagaAGCAATGTCTCCACAAATCTCTCAAATGGTCTctatttatataatttgattacaaTGTACCTAAGATAAGAAGTTGGCCAGTTGGCATTATATGATAAGtaaatttcttgataaaaaggtaaaaaaaataaagttaaataatgAGTCTGCAGAAGGTTTGAGAAACTAgcaagaaaaatatagaaaatttatGAGAAGAGAATATTATTTGCGCGGCTGCACGACTAAGTATGTAGGGCCCGTTGAGATCGGAGTCGGAATTTAAAGTTTATGGATTTCGAATTTTTCCTAGTTTTAACAAAAAAATGTATCTAGATAAAAATTGATTCATTTCATTTTTCCGCTTTACTTTACTTGATTTCTATACCAAAATCTCATTTTACTATTCATTTTAGTCAGTGGCGGACTCAGGATTTATGGATTGTGgatgcttaaaaaattaaaaagctgaaaaaaataaaaaaatcatctcaACAAGGTTTGAACCTGGGACATTCCTTTAGTGGAGAAGCTTAAGATCAATTTAAATGTCAATGCAcccaattaatttttgttttagtgggtgcttttatctcttttatacctatttttgtatttttttttatgtaattatacctattccgtATCGAGTTTACTGGATGTCAGAGCACCCCGAAAATATATGTAGGTCCGCTCCTGATTTTAGTAATTACTTTTTTCTCATATATCTTTCATATTTAATAACTATAAGtcaaatttagaatttcaaaataGCATGAATAATTAGTTTAATAAAGtacattattaattaaaattttctttaaaatgtgTGTATAATTTCAATATTGTGGATGATAAAGACACAGAGATATGATGTGTTGGTTTACGAAGAAATATATCCTTGTAATTATTGAATGCCAATATTATATGAGttcaattttagaatattttctcTTACCATAATCTCTAGTCATGATTATGTACGTCCATAATTGACTAGTGTAGATCTttctttgaaaataatttttcatgtttatcGTAATTATAGGAGCTTAGTATAAACCCCTCAATTCCACTTTGTTTGGCAAGATTCAAAATGTGAGATCAAAGTATTTAATTTTTGGCgtaaatttagaaataaattatatatataagaattTTTCTGAATTCATTCGTTGAAATTCTTTCCTTTGTATGTGAATAAATACTACTAATCAATCATGCATTAACAAAATTATTCGCACTTAATATTTACTATTTACTATGTAAATCGATTTTGCATGCGTTATTATCCCGATAATTCCCTTTATAACTCTGATCGCATATtgtaaattgtaatttttttactataacaTTCTTGACATTATTGATGATGACTCCTACTATTATTATTAAAGTCAAAATATTAATATCCCAATAGAAATCTTATCCTAtttctttgtatatatataattgttgaTTATGGGATCCTTTTGGATATATGTGCATGGACCAATATATGCAGGCGTGGATATGTGTCACCCTCGATAAAGACCTTCAATAATCAACAAGTACCTAACTTCCTAACTTACcaattgagtaaaaaaaattcTATCTTACGTTTTAGtatgtatttatgaaaaaaaaaaaacttaaacatttaaattaacttaatttattttatttttataaaattaattaaattgacGCTCGAGAAACAAATGTCACAATCTTTAAAATGGAGAACAATCTCTAATTGGTGGAAACTTCACCCCCATGCACCCTCCAACCCACACAAACCCAAGAAGTGGAttgtatagttttttttaataCAAATTTTGCATCTATTAAAAACAATTATTTAAAtagctataaatattttatatttagaatTCGTCTAATTGCCCtttccctaggactctttaacttttttttttttaattgactaTCAAAGATTGTGATAAGATAGTAAGAATATCACTTTATTTATGGTCATATATTTCAAATATGATCGTTGGAATGAAGTCGTCTCTAAGGAGTGTTTTTTACTCTTCATATATCATTCCCACATTCCTACAAGCAGAATATTGCCCTAATCATAAAACTTTCAGAAATATAAAAAGGAAAGTGCTAAAATGACCACAATTTTTTTGTccaaatttggtcataattgtgAAAAGACTTACATAGCTTTGTGAGTCtttctcaaataaattttcacATAGAGCAAAAATATCTAGTTTATAGTGTGAACCTAACTTTTTTCTATTGTggcaaaaagatttttccatgtaAAAAATCTgatatttatttgttatattgGTCAAGTTGCAAGATTTTCAAAGTTGAAAAATGATATACGTATTAAATGTTTTTAATATATCCTTTTCTTGATGGAATCTttgtactttttttctttctttttttgggatATAAAAGAGTTTTTATTCAAAATGTACTAGTGTGGGTACAGCTTGCCTAAGTACTTAGCCTCTTTTACGTCTTGATTCAACAATGACACAAAAAAAATGACCAAATACAAATAGAGGcagaaaaaaaagtacaaaacgATTTCTACATTTTCCCAACTCATTGGCTTACCTTACTTCACGGATTTCTTGGAAACTGAGTGTTTTTTGTACTTTTGTTTGAAAACTAGGAAGGGGGAACCAAAGTAAATGAGAGAGAAAAATTGGAATCATTCCATAGTATGTATAAGAATAATATTGCAtcataaatatgataatattaaTTAGTAATGTTTGAATTAATTATGTTGTGATTATTTCTTATTCAATATTGTTCGATCTGGTGTTTACAATTAAATCAATACTAACATACACAATGAAGTCTCACAAATGAAGTTTGAGAAGGTTAAAGTATGCACAATGATggattcaagatttaagatttgCGGGTGTCCGGAGATTCCAATACATTGTAAAGACTTTCGATTTCACATGAAAACTAAAACGTTCATCTATCGTTTTAGTTTTCAGAGTGCTTTTCTATATTATACATAAATTTTTATACATTCTTTATATAATTGTACCTAATCTGCATTTGATTTAACAGGCGCCAGAGCACCACAAAATGACATACAGATCCTTTCCCGAGTATTCATACTTTATCTCTATCTTAAtcatgattaatgaatatatatatgtgtgtgttttgcTTCATGAATACGGTCGCCTTGGTAAATTAAATTGCTTTGATGTAAATAGTTGGTGTAGCTAAATATTTAccaaagtacaaaattaatactttttaaaCCTTTATTACTAAGAGATCCCACACTTTTAGCTTCGGTGATAACTCAACTCACAATCCTAAAATTAGAAGTGATTAACATCGGGATAACTCTTTCCGAAAATTAGTACTACATTATTAGTGAGTTTAAAAGGATAATTATTTCTCGTTAAAACAAAAAGCAAAAAGATGTTCTTTTTTACATCTTTATACTATTAAGATAGCGAGCCATGTTTGGTGAACTTTTTTCTTCATAAAGAGGTTAGATTTGGATGTCAAAAGAAGAAAGAATCATAAGTATcaatttcattttgttttcttcAAATGAAAAGGAATATGTGGTGGACCTTCAATGCAAAAGATTTCTATAGAAACAATAGTTCTACTTCTATTAGAAAAGAAATTACTCTCTTTAGTTTTACAATATttgtcacaatttttttttagagttaaataatataaattttaatgaacattttaaaatttatgtctTCATCACTGCAACTTATAGTATTACTAGCAGTTTACTGCACGTGTCTTGTatgtgtaacgtttgattatttaaaattaattaattttgtatcattaatgaagtgtaaaaagtttaaatcacttttcaaatagccttcacactttaatataataatgtaaacataaacatatatatattttaccgcCATaaatttcaagtggttgatggataaTCACTTTTGCCTTAGAAATGCAGTACCTCTTTTTGAATCATATTTCTAGTAcggttatttttctcttttttctatatttaaaatttttcctaattttttaaagtcaaatctttacaaaatcattgattacatacttaaaacttctaaaatttggtatttcttgttataaactaataaagtataaagaaaaagagtagagagagtaattcttatttctcttgagggattctcTTGATGAGTtcattacaatgaaggaaaatccctttatttataggagaaaactaactttggggtttctaactttttcataaatagacattcactatacatggtaaagtagacattcactatatatggtaatatatttataacactcccccttgaatgtctaattgacaGATAGTATGCATATATGCtgccttattaaaaaccttacaagaaaaaccagtgggataaaacctcgtaaggaaaaaagagtacaacgcgtgtTAACTCCCCCAAATGAGAACATTATTGAATCTTTACATtccaatcttgtgcaccatcttcttgaaagttgcagttgggagagacttggtgaatagatcagccacattgtcacttgaacgaatctgttgcatgttaatatcaccattcttttatagctcatgtatgtagaaaagttttgacgaaatgtgtttcgttctatctccttttatggatcttcccttaagttgtgctatgcatgctgcattaacttcatataaaatcgtgggtactttgtcacatttcaaaccgtatttttctcgaatgagatgtatcatgcctcaaccatacacattctcggcttacttcatgaataacttttatctcagcatggttccatgaagtggctacgatagactgctttgtatatctccaagatattgcagtaccaccatatatgaacacatagcctatttgagatcgaatagcctatttgagatcgagatttatgtaggtcagataagtacccaacatcaacatgaacaataagatcgggactgcaaacttgctatcaaattaactgaaaaaggctatatcaggccttatagtatttgcaagatacattagtgcatcaattgcactaagatatggtacttcataaccaatgagttcctcattcttttcttgaggtcggaatggatccttattcaatttttcatgtttctcatttaagcaaagattctattgcttttgaaaactctccaagagttccaatgatactcaaatcatcaaattatctcttATGAGGGTAATAAAAAGTTTCtcaaaaactttatatgcttcaagcattttgaatcctttagagaTTGTCATgtggatttttgtcaagtgacaatatccaacatgtcaagtgtgacatctttaagtgtctggactgcaaatcaaataagttttgtACTTACCAAAAGCATCCTTTcgtgtcacttgataaatatttctacgtcatcatgcttaaataaacgtagaattcggaTCCTCATAATACTATGCagtattgcgtcaatattgtatcaaagatattatcaatgatatatcattttgtatcggttcacaatgtgacataacattttgagatctcatcacttcattattttcagataCTTGAACCTTTCATAGGTTTCATGAattgttatgtcgtaggctcttgaagagcacattgccttcttattatgattatttgctccttatccttttcaaggattatttcatttggaaccgattgatctaccatgcttcacgcatgcatagattttttcctttagggacacaaaataggagcacttgcagcttaaatatgagatgctttcggcatttgacttgaattatcttttgaatgaggatctaatgataat is a genomic window containing:
- the LOC107867727 gene encoding inositol 2-dehydrogenase/D-chiro-inositol 3-dehydrogenase codes for the protein MVATILRYGIIGVGMMGREHLMNLYHLKSEGVAVVCIADPHIPSQIYAQKLAESFDWPLQVFAGHKQLLESGLCDVVVVSTPNMTHYEILMDIINHPKPHHVLVEKPLCTNVSDCKKVINAAKARSDMLVQVGLEYRYMPPVAKLIDIVKEGALGKVKMVSIREHRFPFLVKVDNWNRFNCNTGGTLVEKCCHFFDLMRLFIGANPVRVMASGAMDLNHRDEVYDGRVPDIIDNAYVIVEFDNGCRGMLDLCMFAEGGKNEQEISVVGDIGKGEALVPESIVRWGTRAEGRNSVQTLLAEDKRIKYDGLHHGSSYLEHLQFLSAVRARGEQAPAVGLHDGLVSVAIGVAAQLSIQKGRSVAIEEVMHEQLLQSTKS